From Klebsiella electrica, the proteins below share one genomic window:
- the lpxA gene encoding acyl-ACP--UDP-N-acetylglucosamine O-acyltransferase, with amino-acid sequence MIDKTAFIHPTAIVEDGAVIGANAHIGPFCIVGANVEIGEGTVLKSHVVVNGHTKIGRDNEIYQFASIGEVNQDLKYAGEPTRVEIGDRNRIRESVTIHRGTVQGGGLTKVGSDNLLMINAHVAHDCTVGDRCILANNATLAGHVSLDDFVIIGGMTAVHQFCIIGAHVMVGGCSGVAQDVPPFVIAQGNHATPYGVNIEGLKRRGFSREAITAIRNAYKLLYRSGKTLDEAKPEIAELAAQYPEVQPFVDFFARSTRGLIR; translated from the coding sequence GTGATTGATAAAACCGCCTTTATTCATCCGACTGCCATCGTGGAAGACGGTGCCGTTATCGGTGCAAACGCCCACATTGGCCCGTTTTGTATTGTTGGTGCTAACGTCGAAATTGGCGAAGGTACCGTACTGAAGTCTCATGTTGTTGTTAACGGCCATACCAAAATTGGTCGTGATAATGAGATCTATCAGTTCGCTTCCATCGGTGAAGTTAACCAGGACCTGAAATACGCTGGTGAACCGACACGTGTGGAAATTGGCGATCGCAACCGCATCCGCGAGAGCGTCACCATTCATCGTGGCACAGTACAGGGCGGTGGATTGACGAAGGTGGGCAGCGATAACCTGCTGATGATCAACGCGCACGTTGCACACGATTGTACGGTCGGAGATCGCTGTATTCTGGCCAACAATGCCACGCTCGCCGGACATGTCTCGCTGGATGATTTCGTCATCATCGGCGGCATGACGGCAGTCCATCAGTTCTGCATCATCGGCGCGCACGTCATGGTCGGCGGTTGCTCAGGCGTCGCGCAGGATGTCCCGCCGTTCGTGATTGCTCAGGGCAACCACGCGACGCCGTATGGCGTCAATATTGAAGGGCTGAAGCGTCGTGGCTTTAGCCGCGAAGCTATCACTGCGATTCGCAATGCGTACAAACTGCTGTACCGCAGCGGGAAAACGCTGGATGAAGCGAAACCGGAAATCGCCGAGCTGGCGGCTCAGTATCCTGAAGTTCAGCCATTTGTCGATTTCTTCGCCCGCTCCACACGCGGTCTGATTCGTTAA
- the rnhB gene encoding ribonuclease HII: MMEFVYPHTHLVAGVDEVGRGPLVGAVVTAAVILDPARPIVGLNDSKKLSEKRRLALFDEIKEKALAWSFGRAEAHEIDELNILHATMLAMQRAVAALPVVPEFVLIDGNRCPPLPVPSLAVVKGDSRVAEISAASILAKVARDAEMAELDLEFPQYGFAQHKGYPTAFHLEKLIEHGATEHHRRSFGPVKRALGLAS, encoded by the coding sequence ATGATGGAGTTTGTGTATCCGCATACTCACCTGGTCGCCGGCGTCGATGAAGTCGGTCGGGGTCCGCTGGTCGGCGCGGTCGTGACCGCCGCGGTGATCCTTGACCCGGCACGGCCAATTGTGGGTCTGAATGACTCCAAAAAATTAAGCGAAAAGCGTCGTCTGGCGCTGTTCGATGAAATCAAAGAGAAGGCGTTAGCCTGGAGTTTCGGCCGCGCGGAAGCGCATGAAATAGACGAGCTGAATATTCTGCATGCGACCATGCTGGCGATGCAGCGCGCCGTTGCCGCCCTGCCGGTTGTGCCGGAGTTTGTGCTGATTGATGGCAACCGCTGCCCGCCGCTGCCCGTGCCTTCACTGGCGGTGGTCAAAGGCGATAGCCGGGTGGCAGAAATCAGCGCAGCGTCTATTCTGGCTAAAGTCGCGCGCGATGCGGAAATGGCTGAGCTGGATCTTGAATTTCCTCAATACGGCTTTGCGCAGCATAAAGGCTATCCTACCGCTTTCCATCTGGAAAAACTGATCGAACATGGCGCAACCGAGCATCATCGGCGTAGTTTTGGCCCGGTAAAACGCGCGCTGGGCCTTGCGTCCTGA
- the lpxD gene encoding UDP-3-O-(3-hydroxymyristoyl)glucosamine N-acyltransferase: MPSIRLADLAQQLDAELHGDGDIVITGVASMQTARAGHITFMVNPKYREHLAACQASAVVMTQDDLPFAHSAALVVRNPYLTYARMAQILDTTPQPAQNIAPSAVIDATAKLGKNVSIGPNAVIESDVVLADNVVIGAGCFVGKKTKIGAGSRLWANVTVYHEIEIGENCLIQSSTVIGADGFGYANDRGNWVKIPQLGRVIIGDRVEIGACTTIDRGALDDTVIGNGVIIDNQCQIAHNVVIGDNTAVAGGVIMAGSLKIGRYCMIGGASVINGHMEICDKVTVTGMGMVMRPITEPGVYSSGIPLQPNKVWRKTAALVMNIDEINKRLKSIERKVNQQD; the protein is encoded by the coding sequence ATGCCTTCTATTCGACTGGCTGATCTGGCACAGCAGTTGGATGCAGAATTACACGGTGATGGCGATATCGTCATCACCGGCGTTGCGTCCATGCAGACTGCAAGAGCAGGTCATATTACGTTCATGGTCAATCCTAAGTACCGTGAACACCTGGCCGCCTGCCAGGCTTCTGCCGTTGTCATGACGCAGGATGATTTACCTTTTGCCCACAGCGCCGCACTGGTCGTGCGTAATCCCTACCTGACCTATGCGCGTATGGCTCAAATTCTGGATACCACGCCGCAGCCAGCGCAGAATATCGCCCCGAGCGCGGTGATTGATGCCACGGCGAAGCTGGGTAAAAATGTCTCGATTGGCCCTAACGCGGTGATCGAATCTGATGTTGTGCTTGCTGACAATGTGGTGATTGGCGCCGGGTGCTTCGTTGGGAAAAAGACGAAAATTGGCGCTGGCTCCCGTTTGTGGGCCAACGTGACCGTTTACCACGAAATTGAGATCGGTGAGAATTGCCTGATTCAGTCCAGCACCGTGATCGGTGCCGATGGTTTCGGTTATGCCAACGATCGCGGTAACTGGGTGAAGATCCCGCAGCTGGGTCGCGTTATTATTGGCGATCGCGTGGAGATCGGCGCCTGTACCACCATTGACCGTGGTGCGCTGGATGATACCGTGATCGGCAATGGCGTTATCATTGATAACCAGTGTCAGATTGCGCATAACGTGGTGATTGGTGACAATACTGCCGTTGCGGGTGGCGTTATCATGGCAGGCAGCCTGAAAATTGGCCGTTACTGCATGATTGGCGGAGCCAGCGTGATTAACGGACATATGGAAATTTGCGACAAAGTCACCGTCACCGGGATGGGGATGGTCATGCGTCCTATCACCGAGCCTGGCGTCTATTCTTCAGGTATTCCGCTGCAACCGAATAAGGTGTGGCGTAAAACCGCGGCGCTGGTGATGAATATTGATGAGATCAACAAACGCCTCAAATCGATTGAGCGTAAGGTTAATCAGCAAGATTAG
- the lpxB gene encoding lipid-A-disaccharide synthase, translating into MSAQRPLTIALVAGETSGDILGAGLIRALKARIPDARFVGVAGPLMQAEGCEAWYEMEELAVMGIVEVLGRLRRLLHIRADLTRRFSELRPDVFVGIDAPDFNITLEGNLKKQGIKTIHYVSPSVWAWRQKRVFKIGRSTNLVLAFLPFEKAFYDKFNVPCRFIGHTMADAMPLDPDKGAARDRLGIARDAHCLALLPGSRGAEVEMLSADFLKTAQILRQDYPDLQVLVPLVNARRREQFERIKAETAPELTVHLLDGQARDAMIASDAALLASGTAALECMLAKCSMVVGYRMKPFTFWLAKRLVKTDYVSLPNLLAGRELVKELLQEECQPGLLADALRPLLADGKTSHEMHDTFRALHQQIRCNADEQAADAVLELAK; encoded by the coding sequence ATGTCCGCACAGCGTCCCCTGACAATTGCCCTGGTCGCCGGAGAAACCTCCGGCGATATTCTTGGTGCAGGTCTGATCCGCGCCCTTAAAGCACGTATTCCCGATGCTCGCTTTGTCGGCGTGGCGGGCCCATTGATGCAGGCTGAAGGCTGTGAGGCCTGGTATGAGATGGAAGAGCTGGCGGTGATGGGCATTGTCGAAGTGCTCGGTCGCCTGCGTCGCCTGCTGCATATCCGGGCCGATCTTACCCGCCGCTTCAGCGAATTACGTCCTGATGTTTTCGTCGGTATTGACGCTCCGGACTTTAACATTACGCTTGAAGGCAACCTGAAAAAGCAGGGTATTAAAACCATTCATTACGTCAGCCCCTCCGTATGGGCCTGGCGGCAAAAACGCGTTTTCAAAATCGGCAGATCGACGAATCTGGTACTGGCATTTCTGCCTTTCGAAAAAGCGTTTTACGACAAATTTAACGTTCCCTGCCGCTTTATCGGCCATACCATGGCGGATGCCATGCCGTTGGATCCGGATAAAGGCGCCGCGCGGGATCGCCTGGGCATTGCCCGGGATGCGCACTGTCTGGCGCTGCTGCCGGGCAGCCGCGGCGCTGAAGTCGAAATGCTCAGCGCAGATTTTCTGAAAACCGCGCAAATTCTGCGCCAGGATTACCCTGACCTGCAGGTCCTGGTACCGCTGGTGAATGCCAGAAGGCGGGAGCAGTTCGAACGTATTAAAGCGGAAACGGCGCCAGAGCTGACGGTACATCTGCTTGATGGCCAGGCGCGCGATGCCATGATCGCCAGCGATGCGGCCCTGCTGGCTTCCGGAACCGCGGCGCTGGAGTGCATGCTGGCCAAGTGTTCGATGGTGGTTGGCTATCGTATGAAGCCGTTTACTTTCTGGCTGGCGAAACGACTGGTGAAAACCGACTACGTGTCGTTACCGAACCTGCTGGCCGGCCGCGAACTGGTCAAAGAGCTGTTGCAGGAAGAATGCCAGCCCGGGTTGCTTGCGGATGCGCTGCGGCCGCTGCTGGCCGATGGTAAAACCAGCCATGAAATGCATGACACTTTCCGCGCTCTGCATCAACAAATTCGCTGCAATGCGGATGAGCAGGCGGCGGACGCAGTACTGGAGTTAGCAAAATGA
- a CDS encoding lysine decarboxylase LdcC has translation MNIIAIMGPHGVYHKDEPIKELEAALQRQGFQTIWPQNSADLLQFIEHNPRICGVIFDWDEYNADLCSDINQLNEYLPLYAFINAHSTMDVSSQDLRMTLWFFEYALGLAEEIATRIAQYTREYLDNITPPFTKALFNYVQEGKYTFCTPGHMGGSAYQKSPVGCLFYDFFGGNTLKADVSISVTELGSLLDHSGPHLEAEEYIARAFGAEQSYMVTNGTSTSNKIVGMYSAPAGSTLLIDRNCHKSLAHLLMMSDVVPLWLKPTRNALGILGGIPKREFTRDSIQQKVNTASGAGWPVHAVITNSTYDGLLYNTTWIKETLDVPSIHFDSAWVPYTHFHPIYQGKSGMSGDRIPGKVVFETQSTHKMLAALSQASLIHIKGSYDEETFNEAFMMHTSTSPSYPIVASIETAAAMLRGNSGKRLIQRSIERALDFRKEVQRLREESDGWFFDIWQPEDIEQVQCWPVASGENWHGFKDADDNHMFLDPVKVTILTPGMDEQGNMDDEGIPAALVAKFLDERGVVVEKTGPYNLLFLFSIGIDKTRAMGLLRGLTEFKRAYDLNLRVKNMLPDLYAEDPDFYRNMRIQDLAQGIHRLIRQHQLSQLMLSAFDVLPEMKMTPHQAWQRQIKGEVETIELENLVGRISANMILPYPPGVPLLMPGEMITEESRAVLDFLLMLCSIGRHYPGFETDIHGAKRDDDGVYRVRVLKNDPLLAPR, from the coding sequence GTGAATATCATCGCCATTATGGGGCCCCACGGCGTCTACCACAAAGACGAACCGATCAAAGAGCTGGAGGCGGCCCTGCAACGGCAAGGCTTTCAGACTATCTGGCCGCAAAACAGCGCCGACCTGCTGCAGTTTATCGAACATAATCCGCGGATCTGCGGGGTCATCTTTGACTGGGATGAGTACAACGCCGATCTGTGCAGCGATATCAATCAGCTGAATGAGTATCTCCCGCTATACGCCTTTATCAACGCGCATTCGACGATGGATGTCAGCAGCCAGGATCTGCGTATGACGCTGTGGTTCTTTGAATACGCGCTTGGTCTGGCAGAAGAGATAGCTACCCGAATCGCCCAGTACACGCGCGAATACCTGGATAACATCACGCCGCCGTTTACCAAAGCCCTGTTCAACTATGTGCAGGAGGGAAAATATACCTTCTGTACGCCTGGACATATGGGGGGAAGCGCGTACCAGAAAAGCCCGGTTGGCTGCCTGTTTTATGATTTCTTCGGCGGTAATACGCTGAAAGCCGACGTGTCGATTTCGGTCACCGAGCTGGGGTCGCTCCTCGACCACAGCGGGCCGCACCTGGAGGCTGAAGAGTATATCGCCCGCGCTTTTGGCGCCGAGCAGAGCTATATGGTGACCAACGGGACCTCGACGTCGAACAAAATTGTCGGCATGTATTCGGCGCCGGCGGGCAGCACGCTGCTGATTGACCGTAACTGCCATAAGTCACTGGCGCACCTGCTGATGATGAGCGATGTTGTTCCGCTGTGGCTGAAACCGACGCGTAACGCGCTGGGCATTCTGGGCGGCATACCGAAACGGGAATTCACTCGCGACAGCATTCAGCAGAAGGTCAATACCGCGAGCGGCGCCGGGTGGCCGGTACATGCGGTGATCACCAACTCCACCTATGACGGACTGTTGTATAACACCACCTGGATCAAAGAGACGCTCGATGTGCCCTCGATCCATTTTGATTCCGCCTGGGTGCCTTACACCCATTTCCATCCGATCTATCAGGGGAAAAGCGGGATGAGCGGCGATCGCATTCCGGGAAAGGTGGTCTTCGAAACGCAATCAACGCACAAAATGCTGGCGGCGCTGTCGCAGGCCTCGCTTATCCATATTAAAGGTAGCTACGACGAAGAGACCTTTAATGAAGCTTTTATGATGCACACCTCGACGTCGCCAAGCTATCCGATCGTTGCTTCGATAGAAACCGCGGCGGCGATGCTGCGCGGCAATTCGGGCAAGCGGTTGATCCAGCGCTCCATTGAACGAGCGCTGGATTTCCGCAAAGAGGTCCAGCGTCTGCGCGAAGAGTCTGATGGCTGGTTCTTTGATATCTGGCAGCCGGAGGATATTGAGCAGGTGCAGTGCTGGCCGGTGGCAAGCGGTGAGAACTGGCACGGTTTTAAAGACGCTGACGATAACCATATGTTCCTCGATCCGGTGAAGGTGACTATCCTGACGCCGGGAATGGATGAACAGGGCAATATGGATGACGAGGGGATCCCGGCGGCGCTGGTGGCGAAATTCCTTGATGAGCGCGGCGTGGTGGTGGAGAAAACGGGGCCCTACAACCTGCTGTTTCTGTTCAGTATCGGTATCGATAAAACCCGGGCGATGGGGTTGTTGCGTGGCTTAACCGAGTTTAAGCGCGCCTACGATCTCAACCTGCGGGTGAAGAACATGCTGCCGGATCTCTACGCGGAAGATCCCGATTTTTATCGCAATATGCGTATTCAGGATCTGGCGCAGGGGATCCATCGCCTGATCCGCCAGCACCAGCTGTCACAGCTGATGCTGAGTGCGTTTGATGTGCTGCCGGAAATGAAAATGACGCCACATCAGGCCTGGCAGCGGCAAATCAAAGGTGAAGTCGAAACCATTGAGCTGGAAAATCTGGTCGGGCGCATTTCGGCTAACATGATTCTGCCGTACCCGCCGGGCGTGCCGCTGCTGATGCCCGGTGAGATGATTACCGAAGAGAGCCGGGCGGTGCTCGATTTCCTGCTGATGCTTTGCTCGATTGGCCGCCATTATCCGGGCTTCGAAACGGATATCCACGGGGCGAAGCGCGATGACGACGGCGTCTACCGGGTACGAGTCTTAAAAAATGACCCACTGCTTGCGCCGCGTTAA
- the dnaE gene encoding DNA polymerase III subunit alpha: MSEPRFVHLRVHSDYSMIDGLAKTGPLVKKAASLGMPALAITDFTNLCGLVKFYGTGHGAGLKPIVGADFHVQSELMGDEFTELTVLAANNVGYQNLTLLISRAYQRGYGALGPWIDRDWLAEHHEGLILLSGARKGDVGVSLTRGNMALVDQCLAFYQQHFPDCYYLELIRTGRADEETYLHAAVQLAEERGLPVVATNDVRFLETGDFDAHEIRVAIHDGFTLDDPKRPRNYSPQQYMRSEEEMCELFSDIPEALENSVEIAKRCNVTVRLGEYFLPQFPTGDMTTEDFLVVKSKEGLEERLAFLFPDPQERAKRRPEYDERLDIELQVINQMGFPGYFLIVMEFIQWSKDNGVPVGPGRGSGAGSLVAYALKITDLDPLEFDLLFERFLNPERVSMPDFDVDFCMEKRDQVIEHVADMYGRDAVSQIITFGTMAAKAVIRDVGRVLGHPYGFVDRISKLVPPDPGMTLAKAFEAEPQLPEIYEADEEVKALIDMARKLEGVTRNAGKHAGGVVIAPTKITDFAPLYCDEAGLHPVTQFDKNDVEYAGLVKFDFLGLRTLTIINWALEMINKRRAKHGEPPLDIAAIPLDDKKSFDMLQRSETTAVFQLESRGMKDLIKRLQPDCFEDMIALVALFRPGPLQSGMVDNFIDRKHGREEISYPDVQWQHECLKPVLEPTYGIILYQEQVMQIAQELSGYTLGGADMLRRAMGKKKPEEMAKQRGTFEEGAKKRGVDGELAMKIFDLVEKFAGYGFNKSHSAAYALVSYQTLWLKAHYPAEFMAAVMTADMDNTEKVVGLVDECWRMGLKILPPDINSGLYHFHVNDDGEIVYGIGAIKGVGEGPIEAIIEARNNGGYFRELFDLCARTDTKKLNRRVLEKLIMSGAFDRLGPHRAALMNSLGDALKAADQHAKAEAIGQADMFGVLAEEPEQIEQSYANCQPWPEQVVLDGERETLGLYLTGHPINQYLKEIERYVGGVRLKDMHPTDRGKVTTAAGLVIAARVMVTKRGNRIGICTLDDRSGRLEVMLFTDALDKYQQLLEKDRILIVSGQVSFDDFSGGLKMTAREVMDIDEAREKYARGLAISLTDRQIDDQLLNRLRQSLEPHRSGTIPVHLYYQRADARARLRFGATWRVSPSDRLLNDLRGLIGPEQVELEFD, from the coding sequence ATGTCTGAACCACGTTTCGTCCACCTGCGGGTGCATAGCGACTATTCCATGATCGATGGGCTGGCAAAAACCGGGCCGCTGGTGAAAAAGGCGGCCTCGCTTGGCATGCCTGCGCTGGCGATCACCGATTTTACTAACCTGTGCGGGCTGGTGAAGTTCTACGGAACGGGACATGGCGCCGGGCTGAAACCTATTGTCGGCGCGGATTTTCACGTCCAGAGCGAACTGATGGGCGATGAGTTCACTGAACTCACGGTGCTGGCGGCCAACAATGTGGGTTATCAAAACCTGACGCTGCTGATTTCGCGCGCCTATCAACGCGGCTACGGTGCGCTGGGTCCGTGGATTGACCGGGACTGGCTGGCCGAACACCATGAAGGGCTGATCCTGCTTTCCGGCGCACGTAAGGGCGATGTTGGCGTCAGTCTGACGCGCGGCAATATGGCACTGGTCGATCAATGCCTCGCGTTCTACCAGCAACATTTCCCGGATTGCTACTATCTGGAGCTGATCCGCACCGGCCGTGCCGATGAAGAGACCTATTTACATGCCGCCGTGCAGTTGGCGGAGGAGCGCGGGCTGCCGGTAGTGGCGACCAACGACGTGCGCTTCCTTGAGACCGGCGACTTTGACGCGCATGAAATCCGCGTGGCGATCCATGACGGTTTTACCCTCGACGATCCGAAGCGCCCGCGTAACTATTCGCCGCAGCAGTATATGCGCAGCGAAGAAGAAATGTGCGAGCTGTTCTCTGATATTCCTGAGGCGCTGGAAAATAGCGTCGAAATCGCCAAACGCTGCAACGTCACCGTGCGCCTTGGCGAATACTTCCTGCCGCAGTTCCCGACCGGGGATATGACGACGGAAGATTTCCTGGTGGTTAAATCGAAAGAAGGGCTGGAAGAGCGTCTGGCTTTCCTGTTCCCTGATCCGCAAGAGCGCGCTAAACGCCGTCCTGAGTACGATGAACGTCTGGATATCGAGCTGCAGGTGATTAACCAGATGGGCTTCCCCGGCTACTTCCTGATCGTTATGGAGTTTATCCAGTGGTCCAAGGATAACGGCGTACCGGTCGGCCCAGGCCGCGGCTCCGGCGCCGGATCGCTGGTTGCGTATGCGCTGAAAATTACCGACCTCGATCCGCTGGAATTCGATCTGCTGTTCGAACGTTTCCTGAACCCTGAACGTGTATCGATGCCCGACTTTGACGTCGACTTCTGCATGGAGAAGCGCGATCAGGTTATCGAGCACGTCGCGGATATGTACGGTCGCGATGCGGTATCGCAGATCATCACCTTCGGTACGATGGCGGCGAAAGCGGTTATTCGCGACGTGGGTCGCGTGCTTGGTCATCCGTACGGGTTCGTTGACCGGATCTCAAAACTGGTGCCGCCCGACCCGGGGATGACGCTGGCGAAAGCGTTTGAGGCCGAGCCGCAGCTGCCGGAGATCTACGAAGCTGACGAAGAGGTTAAAGCGCTAATTGATATGGCGCGGAAACTGGAAGGCGTCACGCGTAACGCCGGTAAACATGCGGGGGGAGTGGTTATCGCTCCGACCAAAATTACCGATTTCGCCCCGCTATATTGCGATGAAGCCGGTTTGCATCCGGTCACCCAGTTTGACAAGAACGACGTCGAATACGCCGGGCTGGTGAAGTTTGACTTCCTTGGCCTGCGTACGCTGACCATCATCAACTGGGCGCTGGAGATGATCAACAAGCGGCGGGCGAAGCACGGCGAGCCGCCGCTGGATATCGCGGCGATTCCGCTGGACGATAAGAAAAGTTTCGATATGCTGCAACGCTCGGAAACCACGGCGGTGTTCCAGCTTGAATCGCGCGGCATGAAAGACCTGATTAAACGTCTTCAGCCCGACTGCTTCGAAGATATGATAGCCCTGGTGGCCCTGTTCCGCCCGGGGCCGCTACAGTCGGGGATGGTTGATAACTTTATCGACCGTAAACACGGCCGCGAAGAGATCTCTTACCCGGACGTGCAGTGGCAGCATGAGTGTCTGAAACCGGTGCTTGAGCCGACGTATGGCATTATCCTGTATCAGGAACAGGTCATGCAGATTGCCCAGGAGCTTTCCGGCTATACCCTCGGCGGCGCGGATATGCTGCGTCGCGCGATGGGTAAGAAGAAGCCGGAAGAGATGGCCAAGCAGCGCGGTACCTTCGAAGAAGGGGCGAAAAAGCGCGGCGTGGACGGCGAACTGGCGATGAAAATCTTCGACCTGGTGGAGAAGTTTGCCGGTTATGGATTTAACAAATCGCACTCGGCGGCCTATGCGCTGGTCTCCTACCAGACGCTGTGGCTGAAAGCGCACTATCCGGCCGAATTTATGGCGGCGGTAATGACCGCGGATATGGATAACACCGAGAAAGTGGTCGGGCTGGTCGATGAGTGCTGGCGAATGGGGCTGAAAATCCTGCCGCCGGATATTAACTCCGGTCTGTACCATTTCCACGTCAACGACGACGGTGAAATCGTCTACGGTATCGGCGCGATTAAAGGGGTCGGCGAAGGCCCAATTGAAGCTATTATTGAAGCACGTAACAACGGCGGTTATTTCCGCGAGTTGTTCGATCTTTGCGCCCGCACCGATACCAAAAAACTGAACCGTCGGGTGCTGGAAAAACTGATTATGTCCGGGGCATTTGACCGCCTCGGGCCGCATCGCGCGGCATTAATGAATTCGCTGGGCGATGCGCTGAAGGCCGCCGATCAGCATGCGAAAGCCGAGGCGATTGGCCAGGCGGATATGTTCGGGGTGCTGGCGGAAGAGCCGGAACAAATCGAACAATCCTATGCCAACTGCCAGCCGTGGCCGGAGCAGGTGGTGCTGGATGGTGAACGGGAGACCCTGGGGCTGTACCTGACGGGTCATCCTATCAACCAGTATTTGAAAGAGATTGAGCGCTATGTTGGCGGCGTGAGACTCAAAGACATGCATCCGACCGATCGTGGTAAAGTCACTACGGCGGCGGGGCTCGTTATTGCTGCGCGGGTAATGGTCACCAAGCGCGGCAATCGTATCGGTATCTGTACGTTGGATGACCGTTCCGGGCGTCTGGAGGTAATGTTATTTACCGACGCGCTGGATAAATATCAGCAATTGCTGGAAAAAGACCGCATACTTATCGTCAGCGGACAGGTCAGCTTTGATGACTTCAGCGGGGGGCTTAAAATGACCGCCCGCGAAGTCATGGACATTGACGAAGCCCGGGAAAAATATGCTCGCGGGCTTGCTATCTCGCTGACGGACAGGCAAATTGATGACCAGCTTTTAAACCGACTCCGTCAGTCTCTGGAACCCCACCGTTCGGGAACCATTCCAGTACACCTCTATTATCAGAGGGCGGATGCGCGCGCGCGGTTGCGTTTTGGCGCAACATGGCGCGTCTCTCCGAGCGATCGTTTACTCAACGATCTGCGTGGCCTTATCGGCCCGGAGCAGGTGGAACTGGAGTTTGACTAA
- the fabZ gene encoding 3-hydroxyacyl-ACP dehydratase FabZ — MTTETHTLHIEEILELLPHRYPFLLVDRVLDFEEGRFLRAVKNVSVNEPFFQGHFPGKPILPGVLILEAMAQATGILAFKSVGKLEPGELYYFAGIDEARFKRPVVPGDQMIMEVTFEKTRRGLTRFKGVALVDGKVVCEATMMCARSREA, encoded by the coding sequence TTGACTACTGAAACTCATACTCTGCACATTGAAGAGATTCTGGAACTTCTCCCTCACCGCTACCCGTTCCTGCTGGTAGATCGCGTGCTGGATTTTGAAGAAGGTCGTTTTCTGCGCGCAGTAAAAAATGTTTCTGTTAACGAGCCGTTTTTCCAGGGGCACTTCCCTGGTAAACCGATTTTACCGGGCGTGCTGATTCTGGAAGCGATGGCGCAAGCCACCGGTATTCTGGCATTCAAAAGCGTAGGTAAGCTCGAGCCGGGTGAACTTTATTACTTCGCCGGGATTGATGAAGCGCGTTTCAAACGTCCGGTAGTACCAGGCGATCAGATGATTATGGAAGTCACTTTCGAGAAAACCCGTCGCGGCCTGACTCGTTTTAAAGGCGTCGCGCTGGTCGATGGTAAAGTGGTTTGCGAAGCAACGATGATGTGTGCGCGTAGCCGGGAGGCCTGA
- the accA gene encoding acetyl-CoA carboxylase carboxyl transferase subunit alpha encodes MSLNFLDFEQPIAELEAKIDSLTAVSRQDEKLDINIDEEVHRLREKSVELTRKIFADLGAWQVAQLARHPRRPYTLDYVRLAFDEFDELAGDRAYADDKAIVGGIARLDGRPVMIIGHQKGRETKEKIRRNFGMPAPEGYRKALRLMEMAERFKMPIITFIDTPGAYPGVGAEERGQSEAIARNLREMSRLSVPVICTVIGEGGSGGALAIGVGDKVNMLQYSTYSVISPEGCASILWKSADKAPLAAEAMGIVAPRLKELKLIDSIIAEPLGGAHRNPEAIAASLKAQLLADLADLDTLSKEELLNRRYQRLMSYGYA; translated from the coding sequence ATGAGTCTGAATTTCCTTGATTTTGAACAGCCGATTGCAGAGCTGGAAGCGAAAATCGATTCCCTGACTGCGGTAAGCCGTCAGGATGAGAAACTCGATATTAACATCGACGAAGAAGTGCATCGTCTGCGCGAGAAAAGCGTTGAACTGACGCGTAAAATCTTCGCCGATCTGGGGGCATGGCAGGTTGCTCAACTGGCACGCCATCCACGTCGCCCGTACACCCTGGATTATGTTCGCCTGGCATTCGACGAATTTGACGAACTGGCCGGCGACCGCGCTTACGCTGACGATAAAGCCATTGTTGGCGGTATTGCGCGTCTGGACGGGCGTCCGGTGATGATTATCGGCCACCAGAAAGGACGCGAAACGAAAGAGAAGATTCGTCGCAACTTCGGTATGCCGGCGCCAGAAGGCTACCGTAAGGCGCTGCGCCTGATGGAGATGGCCGAGCGTTTCAAAATGCCGATCATCACCTTTATCGACACCCCAGGTGCCTACCCGGGCGTGGGCGCGGAAGAGCGCGGCCAGTCCGAGGCGATTGCCCGTAACCTGCGTGAAATGTCGCGTCTGAGCGTTCCGGTCATCTGTACCGTTATCGGGGAAGGCGGGTCCGGCGGCGCGCTGGCAATCGGCGTTGGCGATAAGGTCAACATGCTGCAGTACAGCACCTACTCGGTTATTTCGCCGGAAGGCTGCGCCTCCATTCTGTGGAAAAGCGCAGATAAAGCTCCGCTGGCGGCCGAAGCGATGGGGATCGTTGCCCCGCGTCTGAAAGAGCTGAAGCTTATCGACTCGATTATTGCGGAACCGCTGGGCGGCGCCCACCGTAATCCGGAAGCCATTGCGGCAAGCCTGAAGGCGCAGCTGCTGGCGGATCTGGCCGATCTCGACACGCTGAGTAAAGAAGAGCTGTTAAATCGTCGCTACCAGCGTCTGATGAGTTACGGCTACGCCTGA